The sequence GGACAATCTGAAGCACGACCAAATTAACCAGATTGCTTGATATCACTATCACATCAATATGCGACTAACACCGATGGAccggatgatacccaagcccaagcctacatccgtggCTGtacaggagtaggtggcaacggcccctggaaacaaagttgtagcccacaccttaaagtGACCTTAAAggtcttgtgtgtctggcgacttacATTAAAAAGAGAACAACAAAATACTTCAATTATTACTAATGCTGTTCGTTGAGAGTCTTAAGCAATCTCGAAATCATTGCAACTCCTTTGGAGTACGCAGCGCCGGCAACCCATTTTACTCGTACATGATGATAAACTATTATATGTACtatgtgtcttgctcaggggAACAATATTGATATgatagggattcgaacccacactctaatgACTCAAACACTAGAACGCACATTCTAACACTGTATTATGAAGTAGATACAGTACAATACGTCAAAAAATGAATCGCTTGTGAAATGAAGCTCGAAGGTAGATGGTTTCAAATACTGATTTTTCTTCAACAAGGGATACGAATAACAAACATCTGTTTAATTGTCTACGTAACAGTTCAAGATTTTTATTAGcaaggaaaaacaacaacagctgtTTAGTTTCAAACTCTCCAACGTTGAATGTGTTATCTTAATCATTATCTTTGTCTTTTCTTTCCCTTCACTTTTTTTGTAATCAAGTTCTTCATGGAAAAATCAAATAAGCATTGAAGCTATACTTATAGTTGTTTTCTTTGATAACGATCAGAATGAATTAATGACGTTAAAGCGCACgagaaagcaaaacaaaataaccacATTGGAAATTCATTAAAActttcattaaagacactggacactattggtaaatgtcaaagaccagtcttcttacttgatgtacatatgcataaagtaacaaacctgtgaaaatttgagctcgattggtcatcggagttgcgagataaatatgaaagaaaaatatacccttgtcacacgaagttgtgtgcgtttagatggttgatttcgagacctcaaattgtaaacttgaggtttcgaaatcaaatttgtggaaaataacttctttctcgaaaactactccacttcagagggagcagtttctcacaatgttttataccatcaacctctacccattactcgctaccaagtaaggttttatgctaataattattttgagtaattaccaatagtgtccactgcctttaataacaaatgTCAAACGCTAGTTGAATGtgatttattaatattaaaagagAAAAGGGgtgcttgtttgttttgtcaacTAAACATCAgtcttttaaaacaactttttcccCCATTGTGTtctttattatgtttttttacaaGTCACTTATAAAAAACACTGGTTTAATTTAGTTAAGCGTATAACAAAAGCCGTAGTTGACACAATGCAAATTCACTAACACCTGCGTTCAATATTAGCGTCAAACCTTAGGTAtgatttatttgtattattaaaaatagaaaagagCACCTGTTCTATCATTTGAAGCATTATAAAACAACTTCAGTCTTTGAAAAACTTACATATTTGACCAGTCAGTTATAAAAACACTGGTTTAATGAAGTTATTAAGCGTATAATAAAAAGCTGAAGTTAACACAATTGAAATTCAATCTTGGCTATGATTAATTTACAATAATATTGGGGAAGAGAAAAGAGCACCTGTTTTTGTACATCATTTGAGACATTATAAAACAGTCTTTTGAAAACTTTCTTTTTTCACATGTAATTGATCAAAGTTTGTGTAATGAAGTTATTAGGCGTATAACAAAAGgtgaaatggacacaatagaAGTTCATTAAAACATTCATTAATTACAGTTGTCGCCTCAGGGACTGGGACAATCATCGAAAAGCTTTATAAGTCGCAGTTTGTTCTCAGGAAACAGACACGTTCGTCAAAAGCAGAGATATCCACTCGTTCCTTTCTGCatagagtttgaattcagttaTAGTCTGCGATGGCATTTTGGAAGGTTTGTTTCCTGATGTGGCAGTTGATCGGTCTTGGAGTGGCCCAATCTGATGGTCCGGTCCCACCGGTTGAGCTCAGGGAGTTCGAAGAGATACGTCGTGCATCATGCCCAACCTCATATGAGGTGTGCGGTAACTTCTGCTATAGAGTATTTACCGATCTGAAAACATGGACCGAAGCCGAAGCCGAATGCATAAAAAATCAAACAGACAACCCAAAGGGACAGGCTCATCTTGTGTCCATTCTGAACCAACAGGAGAACGACTTCGTGGTTGATCTTTGGCGTGCAACTAATCCACCAAAAACAGGTTGTTCCAGGACACCATGGATCGGACTCAGCGATAACGATAGTGATAACATCGGTTTCATTTGGTCTGACGGGAAGCCATTTGGGGACTACGACAATTTGAAATGTCAGCCCAACACAAATCCCAAACAATTGTGTGTGTCTCTCCGTAGAGGCTTTTGGAAAACCAATTCCTGTGAGAGAAAGATGCCCTTTATCTGCAAGGTTCCGCTGTGAATCAGTGACTGAATGCTGCAGCAGCCAAGCTCGACACACCATCATGGTATCCCCGTAATCACTCAGAACTTTCTCAAGATGCTTCCTGAATtatcaaaacattatttattgcTTTTAATAGTCAGCCACTTTAAGGCACAAATTGAGTCATCTTTGGTGTATTTATTTTGGCGAATGTTATTACATAAGCTTGAAAGATTTTAACTGTTGATTGGTTCATtctttgttaatattttaagtATTTGAATACTTTAGTATAGATTCAGATTTGTCACGTATTGAATGTACTTgaacggcactggacacgtttggtttaactgtcaaagaccagtttttacATTTGGTGTTTCCTAACATAAAGGCTAACATATCAAATCTTTGAAAACTTTGTCATTatagttgcaagaaaataatgaaagaaaaaacaccctagttgcatatacatttgtgtgctttcagatgcatgagaaaggcttcagattTGAATATTCTAatgagaaactacttctttctcaaaaactatgcagagggagccgtttttcacaaagtaatttttactatcaacagctctccgttgcatGTTACCAATTTCAGGGAGCTGTTgccaaaacattgtgagaaacggctgcctctgaagtagcgtagtttgtGAGACAGAAAGcatttttcattaaaatattttatttgatttcgagacctcacctaaggtctcgaaatcaagcatctgaaagcacacgacttcgtacGACAAAGGTgttgtttcttccattattccctcgcaaattcaacgaccaattgagttcaaattttcacaggtttgttattttgtcatCCAACACCGCTCTCACGAGCGCAATTTGGCGAACATGGGATAGACTAGCCTATAGACCTTCGTCaaggtgcagccatcttgaatgtctcccattgatatcaatattaccaaaccgaggctggaagaacaaataGTCTGGTTCATATCTGCAGATAATGATAAGCATCCATTaatgttattcgatacgaggagcatgaccaagatggaggcagcatgataaaggtcttaaGTATGCAAGGGTTGACTTTGCTTTCGCAGCTGAAGTAAAGTGTGAACATATTGCGACATCAGTTTGAAAAGGGTGGGGATAGTAATTCAATACACGAGTATAACAATATGAACCTATTTTATTAATGgaaaaaacaatttccaaaaagaaaaacaaatatgcaTTTTCTGTACTATATCTGTCATCAACCATCGTTTACCAGTGCCATTATTAAGCGTCACTTGACCTGTTAATTCATATACATTGAATGTATGTTTTGGGTTTCAGTCATTTTGGCTTTAGCGGCAACCTGTTTTCTTAGGAAAAATGCCTAAAAAGCATTTCTATTTAAACTTGAATTCGCTGTTCAATATTAAGCAGATGATTATTATAAAAGCACATTgtctattaatattttttttttttaatgatcacgAGAACACTGGCAGTTGCGGATCGTATAATTAAATTGAGTGCCAATGAACAAAATGATCAATATTTGGGCTCATAAGTTGGTTTGGATGtcattgttttgtctttatttttgtCTTTGGACTTCAAATCTTATAAACCGCATGGAGATAGACAAACAATGTGTTTTGGGTTTTCTCTATTATTGGGTTTTTAATAAaaacgtttatttttatttttaaatataattgatTGGACAAAATGTTCGAGTAGAGATCGTCGACGGAAGAGCAAAAGTAAAAAAAGCTTTCATCTAAACATAAAAAGTGACGTCCTTCGACCCCAATCATGGGGCAATTCAGAATATGTTTAAAATAGGCAAGAACAAAAGAATTCTCGAAATTGTTTTGACCCATCCATCCACCCGACCTaaactttgatttttaaatattgaataaaCAAAGTTATGCCTCACATAAATCAGATATTCTTTATCAAAGGTATAAAACATCAGAcatcattttgttaaaaatgagAACTAAATTTCAACTTTGAGACAACagacttcttctgatagcgccctcttctgaATCTCCACCGGACAGTCCCTGGGGTGACCGGCGCTCTTTTTATGTGCGCGTGTTAATGGTTGGCTGCATCTCTATTTGAAATTAACATGAGCTATTAAAAGGAGgttggttcaaaagagggcgctgtcaggAGGACAGAATCTGCGCAGATTCTCTTGCCACTCCGTCAAGGGGCGGGAACAGACAGTGCGAGTATAAACCAAACATGTTGCTGATGAGCTGCTTCATTGTAGTCTGAACATCTGACCTCACACTTTTGGGCTCCTGAATAAGCGTTCATTTCACACACAGTCGAACACTACATaccaatgggtgcgttcgataagcttacccgggtcgaccccgatctgccccagcctttgaatagctttgacgtcattccaggggtttATCTGGTGTGGcgcttccgccgtgttcagttttccgggactcagtacggcactaacaattgactactttcgcttgctgtgcgcaggcgtcgcatgacgtatTTGGttattcggaaaactgaacacggcggaaagttgaaaccgccacctGGTCAGCCCCAAGTACCTTGCTTGTGGAGCGGGTCGTTTGGGGCTGGCTCCAGGTGCATGTCGTCACCACGAAAgggggtgagtgatcgttcgattagttCTTGTCAGAGGCTCACCCGAGtaccttccctgggtcgatcccGGTCTGACCCGccacgttcgaatagctttgacgtaaTTCCAGGGGATcaaccgggtcagccccaagttcCCTGCTTGTgaaacgggtcacttggggctggtcCTAGGTGCATGAAGTCACCACGAGAgggggtgagtgatcgttcgactagctcttgtcaggggctcacccgagtaccttccctgggtcgatcccGGTCTGACCCGccacgttcgaatagctttgacgtaaTTCCAGGGGATcaaccgggtcagccccaagttcCCTGCTTGTgaaacgggtcacttggggctggtcCTAGGTGCATGAAGTCACCACGAGAgggggtgagtgatcgttcgactagctcttgtcaggggctcacccgagtagctcccctgggtcgaccccggtctgcccccgacacgttcgaatagctttgacgtcattccggGGGATCACCCGGGTAAGCCCCAAGTTCCCTGCTTGAGGAACGgatcacttggggctggccctaggtgcatgacgtcaccacgagaggatGAGTGATCGCTCGATAAGCTCTtggcaggggctcacccgaatgagcaccgcggggtcgacacagggaagctaccATACGCAACCCTATAAGTTACACGCGGGAACTGTAGTGCGCATAATACACACGTGGACGTAAGCAAGCTTTCCAttaatgtgttttgattggtccaagaTTATGTTTGTCAGCTTCACCCACATcatctcggaccaatcaaaacacagataagTAAAGCTTACGTCACTTCATACAGTCGccgtttctagtaaaactaagacatatcatgtgacgcgctttaaaccaatgaaaatgcagaatatttgttttatcaatatGTCCATGAGGTTGCTTGAGTGATTGTAAATAACACGTCGCCACTGCATGTTTATCGATTTCAAAATCGTATACCTCAAGGTTATGGCGgttgctgatcaaacaccaagCATTCAGATTGAATTCAAAgttgtttaatttaaatttcacACCAAATTTACCAAGATGTGTTTTTGTACCCTTTTATAAAACTTCATGTGGTATTCTAATCACCAACTTCCCCATTCCCCTACAAGCTAAAAGCCACATTAGATTCTTAAACTACATGACATGTTACACGTGCTTTTGGCGTATTTTTATTAGGATGTTGGCACCCCCTCTTGTGGCCCATTTACTTCATTGGTTATCTGATTGAGTGTGGTTCAAACCGTTGGCTGCACTTTTTCATTGTTCCCCGCGAAGGCCCACACAATTGCAACCCAACGATAAAGTACCAGCGACATGTATGGGGCACTAACACGGACACACACATTCATATCCATGGTAACACAATACCACTCATTGATTTAACCATGACATAGGGAATTTTGGCGAAAGCCGAAAAAGCCGATGATTTATTTTTCATAGTTGATTGTTACCATTCTTTTTGTCATGCCTAGTCAAACAACGTTCCACTTTACCTGAATGGACCATCTCAATGGCATTCACAAATGTTTGGGTTTCAGAGGGCTGGTGTCCATTCGCGAATGCTGCGACCAGGGttgcggttggtacccgctgccatCTTTGGTTCCTCTGTTTTCACTGAACCACTGACCTTCTTGGCCGAAGTTTGTATTTCCCCATCCCCCATTGGTCATGCGGAAAGAAAGTAGTAGATCTCCCAAAGTATGCAGTTACACTCTAAGACAACTGGTCATAATTGACCCGTATCTGGGTCTCGTTTGGCTTGACCCAATTCTGGGTCAGTGTGCAATTCTGCCATTTGAGTACTCCTACATAGTATCGTTTGTAAATTCGTAAATACAAAAGAACAATATCTTCATCTGTTGAAGTAATAAACACTCTCATGATGTCCTACATAATTAAAGcctttggacacttttggtaaacaatattgtccaaaggtccacacttcgtatttaaaacaacaaacctgtgaaaatttaggctcaatcggtcaccggagtcgggagaaaataacgggaaaacccacccttgtttctgcacgtttcgccgtgtcatgacatgtgtttaaaacaaatccgtaattgtcgatatcgagagttgataattgtttaattgttttctcaaaaattaaagcatttcatggaatattatttcaataaaagtgttttaccattaccttttgtaaaccctgttagttatttgtaaatctgtaaatctgtgaacttttatattttttgtatgttccgaaagtgtccaatggcttcgaACAAGGTTATCAAAACTGTATTTGGATGTTTCTGTTTGCAAAAGTGTCTTAAGTAGGCCTACCTAATCAGTAAACGTATGCCTTTTAACCCTAATCTAAGTACGATTATTCacagattaataataataataactttcgatttatatagcgcctaataattaacacttaattctctaagcgctttacaaagaagtacactataaatcaacaacaacataaatatatatatataacaaataatacCACTACAAGCATAACGATACAACAATACAAGAACGTAAACTATTGTAAGAAAAGGTGTTCACTTCTTTTGATAAAACTCCGGTCATGTAATAAAGAAAAGTCTTAAAATACAGTTTCCAATGTTTAGATAAGTCATAGTAtacattgttttctttatggACGATACCCAAttctacatccatatggactgtaaatgGGGTTAACCCCTTTTCAGTCCCATGAGTAGATGGCAACTGCCACTGGAAAACAAAAACTAGCTGGTTTGTAGCCCACATTTTGAAGTGGCATTCAGGCCTTGTGtttctggcgacttgcatacaaaacaaaaaccgtCGGTATATATTAATAACACTGACAGGGTGCAGCGACATAAACGGATGTGAACTCGTCTTACCTTTTTATTCTAGGCCAGCATTTTGagcaaacaacaataacaattttaatTAGCGAAAATTCACATAATCTCTTGCACCAGCATGTTAATCCGAacgtccctggttcaaatcccactctataTAGTCAGATTGTCTTTAAGATTGTTTTAAGCAATAAAGTTCCATTTGAAAAGTCAAAGTCAAGCCAAACATGTATATAGCGCCGTCTATAGAGAACACTAATCCAAGACGCTGGAGAGgcaaaatcaaatcaagttgAACAAGGAGTGCCTATATTTAAAGTAGTTTTTGGAAACAAAAAGGTCTTCAGTTGCAATTTAAATGTGTCTAAGGATGAAACTGCGCGAATGCCTAATGGTAGACTAATTTCCAGCGGGCAAGGGGCATTGTGGTGTTGAGTGTTCTTCAATAGTCACCTCAGCAATGCTTAGAACTGAGCCGTCCATCAGGTCCATCTCCAAGGTGACGTACCTAGCTTTTAATGGCGGATCACATACAAAATATATCATCGCTCCATCGTAGACTTGCTCTGCAGTTACTATCGAGCCACATTGCTGGTTATGCGTGTTGTAGCGTGAACTGATTCCAACACGTGACACGACGTCACTCGAGCGATTCCCTGAACAGAGGGATGGTGAAACGGTAAAATAAGTGCATTGGAACAAAGTAATTTAGCTTGTAAGCCTATCTTGTAATGTCTAGCGATAGGTATATATTGGACATGCTATGATTAACAACAATAATGATAGTAACCAACATCTGTTAgacgcttaaagacactggacactattggtaattgtcaaatccagtctgctcacttggtgtatctcaacataattttatACATAaatgaacaaacctgtgaaaatttgagctcaatcggtcatcgaacttgcgagataataatgcaagaaaaaaaaccttgtcacacgaagttgtgtgtgtttagatggttgatttcgagacctcaagttctaaatctgaggtctcgaaatcaagttcgtggaaaattacttctttctcgaataccatggcacttcagagtgagccgtttctcacaatgttatataccatcaacatctccccattactcgttaccaagaaaggttttatgctaaaaattatttttagtaattaccaatagtgttcactgcctttaacacggTGCTGCGGCGCAAAaagctgccaatccagccagaaAATCGGGgcgtaccccttctctttttgaaaagtgcactTGACTTTTTTTACGTGCGTagtacaacacacgggaccaacagctttacgtcccatccgaagggcgAAGTACCATGCTAAGTGTCCTgcttaaaaggaaggtacacgtttggtatttactcaaaacaaatcttaacttaaaaactgacttggtaacgagcattggagagctgttgataatataaaaaacattgtgagaaacggctccctctgaagtagcatagattttgaaatagaggtgatttctcactaaaatagtaaaagacttctcgctagaagtcttttattcctatttgaaagcacacaaattcatccaacaagggtgtttttactttcataactttctcccaactccgatgaccaattgagctcaaattttcacaggcttgttattttatgcatatgttgagatacaccaattagtctttgacaattaccaataccttgcctttaagaacacaggtgtcacgactggaaTTCGAACCAACACCCTTCTGATCATAAACACCAGATCTGGACACGCTATAATGGTTGAACATTGAACACAATATGTGACACCTTCTGATCCTTAGATCACTTTGGCAACTTTGAATTTCCCTTGAAATCTTTCTTACAGGAAATGGTTGTGTCTCTTTGGAGAAAACTGCAAATATTTTAAACGAGAACATTTCTTAGTGAATGACAAATTTGATCTACTTGAAACCTTACCAAATGCTCCAAGCTCTATGCTGATACGTCCCAAACAGTGTGTGTCAGTCAAATCCACTTGCCACCATAGCTGGAGATCACCGCCCAAAGTGTCTATCGATTTATGAAAAGGAAATATTTCGATAGAATGAAGCTCAGATGCAAAATGTTCAGACACATGTCATAAAGATATTATGTTTGTGCCGTCTTGTAGCGTACTGCAATTCAACAACCAGCATGTTTAAAGAGTTCCTTCAAAATTAACCCTGATTCCAAGTCCTGTTAAGCATGACCCTAATCCGGGTCACATTATAACCATAATGAAGTGGTTCAAACTGACACAGAAGCTgatgaagaaagaaaacacccatTATTTAGTCAGTTTCCGAGTCAAGTTGACCCGGAAATGGGTCATGGTCAGTGGGACTTAAGTACGGATCAAGTCTGACACAGGAGTGGTTAGAttgtaccgagtatttgcgataagctCTCCTGGCTTGCTTACCAGTCAAAGAAAACGTATTTCTGTCGCCGTCTATAGCGTTGACTGCTGGGTACGTCGTTTGGGCGCTCTGTGTTGCAGATTTTCCCAAGACAGGAACATCTATTAGTGAGGAGGATTGTATGAAACACAGGTTAAAAGACACAGAACATTGTTTCAACTTAATTGTAATAATCAACACACATTGGACACCGCCTAAAatatagacttgactcaagtcccattCGCGTGCCAGTCTCAGAAAACTATTGCTTTGTGACGTTCTGCATCAACCTAATCCGCACGCAGGACCACCCTGCCCCTTACCCGGGACCACAAGGCTGCAATTTTGACGGCGGCGTGTATAGGGATCACcagcacgagaacgggacttgaaacAAATGAAGGTACTGCTTTAGtttaggatcgtaattaactactaccgtggagtcagttcttgaattgttCTCAACGtctcgactagcttgctctagtcatcgtcaggagattgTCTTTAAGTAGCTTTAA comes from Asterias amurensis chromosome 3, ASM3211899v1 and encodes:
- the LOC139934797 gene encoding uncharacterized protein, whose product is MDPHPWWVMDMVDEHCLGFIDVSLRIGYDTIRADVRAGLNSNFTENQECGSQVTKAQCAERRVVAFRCDPPVRARYISIDLPNPGLNVVAVAEVAVEELSYLECSSYQDVPVLGKSATQSAQTTYPAVNAIDGDRNTFSLTDTLGGDLQLWWQVDLTDTHCLGRISIELGAFGNRSSDVVSRVGISSRYNTHNQQCGSIVTAEQVYDGAMIYFVCDPPLKARYVTLEMDLMDGSVLSIAEVTIEEHSTPQCPLPAGN
- the LOC139935037 gene encoding snaclec purpureotin subunit alpha-like, with the protein product MAFWKVCFLMWQLIGLGVAQSDGPVPPVELREFEEIRRASCPTSYEVCGNFCYRVFTDLKTWTEAEAECIKNQTDNPKGQAHLVSILNQQENDFVVDLWRATNPPKTGCSRTPWIGLSDNDSDNIGFIWSDGKPFGDYDNLKCQPNTNPKQLCVSLRRGFWKTNSCERKMPFICKVPL